A genome region from Hevea brasiliensis isolate MT/VB/25A 57/8 chromosome 9, ASM3005281v1, whole genome shotgun sequence includes the following:
- the LOC110637633 gene encoding putative 57 kDa heat shock protein yields the protein MASRVFNLLTPHSSDRFHARNNQFQMNGTKGFFEVQILDKNHLYWRLDLPGVSKERFLYAIDKEKKLISIEGEALKESEHEEGGRSYGASFTLVCNCCEISNVKHDVRDRVLRMTLQKVRIKDAQRECYQGDGNEVPDEIENLHSDGSGRAVEDRPYLLKGSREAFESILTENGGLFLRVDMPGVAEEDARVCVVGGNVIFFGKALKVMEHDSSGREYLGSVSLLPMTPIEGNIEHAMKDGVFRLSISPV from the exons ATGGCTAGCCGAGTTTTCAACCTTCTTACTCCTCATTCTTCAG ATAGGTTTCATGCAAGGAACAATCaattccaaatgaatggaacaaaAGGGTTTTTTGAGGTCCAGATCTTGGACAAAAATCATCTGTATTGGAGGTTGGATCTTCCCGGAGTTTCTAAGGAACGCTTCCTCTACGCAATcgataaagaaaagaaattgatttCTATTGAAGGAGAAGCATTGAAGGAATCTGAACATGAAGAGGGGGGTCGCAGCTATGGCGCTTCCTTTACACTTGTCTGCAACTGCTGTGAGATCTCTAACGTTAAGCACGATGTCAGAGATAGGGTGCTGAGGATGACTCTTCAGAAAGTCAGAATCAAAGACGCTCAGAGAGAGTGCTATCAAG GAGATGGAAATGAAGTTCCTG ATGAAATTGAAAATCTTCATTCAG ATGGATCTGGTAGAGCCGTAGAGGACCGCCCATATTTGTTAAAGGGATCAAGGGAGGCTTTTGAATCAATACTAACTGAGAACGGAGGTCTGTTTCTTAGGGTAGACATGCCTGGGGTTGCGGAAGAAGATGCTAGGGTTTGTGTGGTTGGTGGAAATGTCATATTCTTTGGCAAAGCCCTGAAAGTTATGGAGCATGATTCGAGTGGACGTGAGTACCTTGGCAGCGTCTCCTTGTTGCCCATGACCCCGATTGAAGGCAATATTGAGCATGCGATGAAGGATGGTGTTTTCAGATTGTCCATTTCACCTGTCTAA
- the LOC110637634 gene encoding uncharacterized protein LOC110637634, producing MGGHGGLNILPQKRWNVYNYENREKVRRDEEAAAREEQLKREQSRKRDAEFRLEQLRTARGLLPLNKPEVEPEPEPEPEPKPEQSEPKSNHINLFEGIKIFDPVKGLEKEGDAERDGFRKKKMKKEEVRVVTAEDEKYRLGYGVAGKGVKLPWYLERRSDNVNEKDEDDGSMRGKEVMKKSGKKTLEELREERLKREKQEKERERALLEKKQRDRTGFRSGMFSRR from the coding sequence ATGGGAGGTCATGGAGGTCTTAACATCCTTCCTCAAAAGCGGTGGAATGTATACAACTATGAGAATAGAGAAAAAGTCCGGCGAGATGAGGAAGCCGCCGCTAGAGAAGAGCAATTAAAGCGTGAGCAGTCAAGAAAGCGCGATGCTGAGTTTCGCCTTGAGCAGCTACGGACTGCTCGTGGTTTGCTTCCGCTAAATAAACCAGAAGTGGAGCCAGAGCCAGAGCCAGAGCCAGAGCCAAAGCCAGAGCAATCAGAACCCAAGTCCAACCACATTAATCTCTTTGAAGGGATCAAGATTTTTGACCCAGTTAAGGGATTGGAGAAAGAAGGGGATGCTGAGAGGGATGGGTTtagaaagaagaagatgaagaaagagGAGGTGAGAGTTGTGACTGCTGAGGATGAGAAGTATAGGTTGGGTTATGGGGTTGCCGGAAAAGGAGTTAAGTTGCCCTGGTACCTTGAGAGACGCAGTGATAATGTGAATGAGAAGGATGAAGATGATGGGTCGATGAGAGGGAAGGAGGTTATGAAGAAGAGTGGCAAGAAGACATTGGAAGAACTAAGAGAGGAAAGATTGAAAAGGGAAAAGCAGGAAAAAGAGAGGGAACGGGCATTGTTGGAGAAGAAGCAGAGAGATAGAACTGGTTTTAGGAGTGGAATGTTTTCCAGGAGGTGA